The following coding sequences are from one Saccharomyces cerevisiae S288C chromosome X, complete sequence window:
- a CDS encoding uncharacterized protein (hypothetical protein; green fluorescent protein (GFP)-fusion protein localizes to both the cytoplasm and the nucleus; relative distribution to the nucleus increases upon DNA replication stress), producing the protein MEQMHSLESSLPPEQPPTKQAIESLNLELSQEFKLAANAVTRLYRVANEKNSLTKHQGYLTCLDDILCALDSNVTADELRAWCYKRRNDILSNSQDKSLNPVKERERKLNKFSENQHRENEAHKEPFEKDSAVKYNFSFNESNGDLSNINENIAPKFRLSMPPLSVEHPPRNASRIKSWKARTINHGRGDTRNLNDITGLGHERERDRENTHYEKKPKLDSDSEVDIRSFRQDMDL; encoded by the coding sequence ATGGAGCAAATGCATTCATTGGAATCAAGTTTACCTCCAGAGCAACCTCCTACAAAGCAAGCGATTGAGAGTCTTAATTTGGAACTTTCTCAAGAGTTCAAGCTAGCCGCCAATGCGGTGACAAGACTTTACCGGGTGGCTAATGAGAAAAACTCTTTAACCAAACATCAGGGCTACCTCACCTGTTTGGATGATATACTATGTGCATTGGACTCAAATGTGACTGCTGACGAGTTAAGGGCTTGGTGCTATAAACGAAGAAATGATATCCTTTCAAACTCGCAGGATAAATCTTTAAATCCGGTGAAAGAAAGGGAAAGAAAGCTTAATAAGTTCAGTGAAAACCAACACCGCGAAAATGAAGCTCATAAGGaaccttttgaaaaagacaGCGCAGTCAAGTataatttcagtttcaacGAATCAAATGGGGACCTCTCAAatattaatgaaaatatagCACCTAAATTTAGACTTTCTATGCCGCCTTTAAGTGTCGAACATCCTCCTAGGAATGCTAGTCGTATAAAATCCTGGAAAGCACGAACAATCAATCACGGAAGAGGGGACACGAGAAACCTAAATGACATAACGGGACTTGGACATGAGCGTGAGCGTGATCGTGAAAATACAcattatgaaaaaaaaccgAAATTGGATTCTGATTCAGAAGTAGACATAAGGAGTTTCCGCCAGGATATGGACCTGTAA
- the CDC8 gene encoding bifunctional thymidylate/uridylate kinase (Nucleoside monophosphate and nucleoside diphosphate kinase; functions in the de novo biosynthesis of pyrimidine deoxyribonucleotides; thymidylate/uridylate kinase that converts nucleoside monophosphates, dTMP and dUMP to nucleoside diphosphates, dTDP and dUDP; nucleoside diphosphate kinase that converts nucleoside diphosphates, dTDP and dUDP to dTTP and dUTP; essential for mitotic and meiotic DNA replication; homologous to S. pombe tmp1; human homolog DTYMK can complement the cdc8 null mutant) encodes MMGRGKLILIEGLDRTGKTTQCNILYKKLQPNCKLLKFPERSTRIGGLINEYLTDDSFQLSDQAIHLLFSANRWEIVDKIKKDLLEGKNIVMDRYVYSGVAYSAAKGTNGMDLDWCLQPDVGLLKPDLTLFLSTQDVDNNAEKSGFGDERYETVKFQEKVKQTFMKLLDKEIRKGDESITIVDVTNKGIQEVEALIWQIVEPVLSTHIDHDKFSFF; translated from the coding sequence ATGATGGGTCGTGGCAAATTAATACTGATAGAAGGATTGGATAGGACTGGTAAAACCACGCAATGTAATattctttacaaaaaattgcaaCCAAACTGTAAACTATTGAAGTTCCCCGAAAGGTCTACCCGAATCGGAGGACTCATAAACGAATATTTGACGGATGATAGTTTCCAATTATCAGATCAGGCAATTCACCTCTTGTTTTCGGCAAATAGATGGGAAATAGTTGACaagataaagaaagatTTACTAGAAGGCAAGAACATTGTCATGGACAGATATGTTTATTCTGGAGTGGCATATTCTGCCGCTAAGGGGACAAATGGAATGGATTTGGATTGGTGCTTGCAACCCGATGTAGGGTTGCTGAAACCGGATTTgacattatttttaagCACTCAAGATGTCGACAATAACGCCGAAAAATCTGGATTTGGTGACGAAAGATACGAAACTGTTAagtttcaagaaaaagtgAAGCAAACTTTTATGAAGCTATTGGATAAAGAGATAAGGAAAGGCGATGAGTCAATCACGATTGTAGACGTTACTAATAAGGGCATTCAGGAAGTTGAAGCGCTTATTTGGCAAATCGTTGAGCCTGTTTTGAGTACGCATATTGATCATGATAAATTTTCGTTCTTCTAG
- the APS2 gene encoding Aps2p (Small subunit of the clathrin-associated adaptor complex AP-2; AP-2 is involved in protein sorting at the plasma membrane; related to the sigma subunit of the mammalian plasma membrane clathrin-associated protein (AP-2) complex) yields MAVQFILCFNKQGVVRLVRWFDVHSSDPQRSQDAIAQIYRLISSRDHKHQSNFVEFSDSTKLIYRRYAGLYFVMGVDLLDDEPIYLCHIHLFVEVLDAFFGNVCELDIVFNFYKVYMIMDEMFIGGEIQEISKDMLLERLSILDRLD; encoded by the coding sequence atggcagtACAGTTTATACTGTGCTTTAATAAGCAGGGTGTGGTGCGGTTGGTGAGATGGTTCGATGTACACAGTTCGGATCCTCAGCGTAGCCAGGATGCCATTGCGCAGATTTATAGACTCATATCTTCCAGAGATCATAAGCATCAGAGTAACTTCGTAGAGTTTTCCGATTCGACGAAACTCATATACAGGAGGTATGCGGGTCTGTATTTTGTCATGGGTGTGGACTTACTTGACGATGAACCCATATATTTGTGCCACATCCATCTGTTTGTGGAGGTGCTAGATGCATTTTTCGGCAATGTCTGTGAACTGGATATCGTATTCAACTTTTACAAAGTCTATATGATAATGGACGAGATGTTTATTGGAGGGGAAATacaagaaatttcaaaggaTATGCTGTTAGAAAGACTAAGTATTTTAGATAGACTAGACTAG
- the PTK2 gene encoding protein kinase PTK2 (Serine/threonine protein kinase; involved in regulation of ion transport across plasma membrane; carboxyl terminus is essential for glucose-dependent Pma1p activation via phosphorylation of Pma1p-Ser899; enhances spermine uptake; PTK2 has a paralog, PTK1, that arose from the whole genome duplication) — MAGNGKDKEVDKSPSVSTLKLLGKRLFNSSSHTDNSSLLLSAEQLGNGRSLRKRPTSPSISGSGSGGNSPSSSAGARQRSASLHRRKNNASVGFSNGSVSSHKSSVALQDLIKHNNNPYLNSPSDILGTGTGIASTRDRDRAVLDREKEKERARNKERNTHHAGLPQRSNSMASHHFPNENIVYNPYGISPNHARPDTAFADTLNTNKENDLSFYMHDGNSKIRMLPLPIANPNDFLPEDMKQYSVHLTDNFVFDTDNKPIGSGGSSEVRKVKSSYRQKDVYALKKLNMIYHESPEKFYKRCSKEFIIAKHLSHNVHITNTFYLLKVPTTTYTTRGWGFIMELGVKDLFQLMERTGWKNVPFNEKYCLFKQVAQGIKFCHDNGIAHRDLKPENVLISKEGICKLTDFGISDWYHVIPHDYTSPVKTCQGMIGSPPYTPPEVMYFDAKKHYPEKFQKPYNPLAMDSYALGIMLITMINNIIPFIDSCNTDARFREFEVSYDNFINHQNPHFRDKGCHKPGPGSEYSLARNFKNTDATRIAWRLADPNPATRYTMDDLFNDPFFQQIETCVEPNDDDLVRVPELRKSTSTNDFSENSLDAPHDQEVIHTSNPFLKKETLTSKPRSMLEIAESPSLKQKSKVKDSAKTKTHDVGDEGGNESTKPKQQDKKENLKKDEVKNGDKDKVIEEATTTNVDSILEKPTPTSTKVEDNLSEDDSTMKELKSMLNSTPTTPTHNGPTPLPAKAGTQLDKRMSDLSLKSETPASTKNFSAPNVSSSSNSLRSLGSPSVSSSKKKKVIHHHLDITNSVTNMSSVSAFISR, encoded by the coding sequence ATGGCGGGAAACGGTAAGGACAAAGAGGTAGATAAAAGTCCCTCTGTTAGTACTTTGAAACTATTGGGAAAACGCCTGTTTAATTCCAGCAGTCACACGGATAACTCTTCGTTACTGCTTAGTGCCGAACAATTGGGCAATGGGAGAAGTTTAAGAAAAAGGCCAACGTCTCCGTCCATTAGTGGCAGTGGTAGCGGTGGTAATTCACCTTCGTCTTCTGCTGGGGCACGGCAGAGATCTGCTTCTTTacatagaagaaaaaacaatgCTTCTGTAGGATTTTCAAATGGGTCTGTGTCGTCACACAAGTCCTCTGTCGCATTGCAGGACTTAATTAAACATAATAATAACCCTTACTTGAACTCTCCCTCTGATATTCTGGGCACAGGTACTGGCATTGCCTCGACAAGAGATAGGGATAGAGCAGTTTTGGATagagaaaaggaaaaagaaagggcgagaaacaaagaaagaaatactCATCACGCGGGCTTACCGCAAAGGTCTAATAGCATGGCTAGTCACCATTTTCCCAACGAGAATATAGTTTATAATCCATACGGCATAAGCCCAAACCATGCTAGGCCAGATACTGCATTTGCAGACACTCTGAATACGAATAAGGAGAACGATTTGAGTTTTTACATGCATGATGGTAACAGCAAGATACGGATGTTGCCCCTTCCAATTGCTAATCCGAACGATTTTTTGCCCGAAGATATGAAACAATATAGTGTCCATTTAACGGATAATTTCGTATTTGATACGGACAATAAACCTATTGGTTCGGGTGGGTCTAGTGAAGTTAGAAAGGTTAAATCAAGTTACAGGCAAAAGGATGTTTACGCTCTAAAAAAACTGAATATGATATACCACGAGTCACCCGAGAAGTTTTACAAGAGATGCTCCAAAGAATTCATCATAGCTAAGCATTTAAGTCATAACGTTCACATCACGAATActttttatcttctaaAAGTTCCCACGACCACATATACAACTCGTGGTTGGGGGTTTATTATGGAACTAGGTGTTAAGGACCTCTTCCAACTGATGGAAAGAACAGGCTGGAAGAACGTTCCcttcaatgaaaaatattgtcTTTTCAAACAAGTGGCCCAAGGTATTAAGTTTTGTCATGACAATGGTATTGCTCACCGTGATTTGAAGCCCGAAAATGTTTTAATTTCTAAAGAAGGTATATGCAAATTGACGGATTTCGGTATTTCTGATTGGTACCATGTGATACCTCATGACTACACTAGTCCAGTGAAAACATGCCAAGGTATGATTGGCTCTCCACCATACACTCCGCCAGAGGTAATGTACTTCGATGCCAAGAAGCACTACCCCGAAAAGTTCCAAAAACCCTATAATCCGTTGGCCATGGATTCCTATGCCCTCGGAATCATGCTGATTACCATGATTAACAATATCATCCCCTTCATCGATTCTTGTAACACTGATGCGAGATTCAGGGAATTTGAAGTGTCATATGACAACTTCATCAATCATCAAAACCCACATTTCAGGGACAAGGGCTGCCACAAGCCGGGTCCTGGTTCCGAATACTCTTTAGcaagaaatttcaagaatacTGATGCCACGCGTATCGCATGGAGATTGGCTGACCCGAACCCTGCAACTAGATATACAATGGATGATTTATTTAATGATCCGTTTTTCCAACAAATTGAAACATGTGTCGAGCcaaatgatgatgactTAGTAAGGGTTCCTGAATTAAGGAAAAGTACTTCTACCAATGATTTTAGTGAAAATTCATTAGATGCACCCCATGATCAAGAGGTCATTCACACGTCTAATCCATTCctaaaaaaggaaacgCTCACTTCTAAACCAAGATCGATGTTGGAAATTGCAGAATCTCCTTCCTTGAAACAAAAATCCAAGGTAAAAGATAGCGCAAAGACCAAAACACACGATGTTGGGGATGAAGGGGGGAATGAAAGCACCAAACCTAAGCAGCAagataaaaaggaaaatttgaagaaagatgaGGTCAAGAACGGCGACAAGGACAAAGTCATTGAAGAGGCTACCACGACTAATGTGGACAGCATATTGGAAAAACCAACACCAACCTCCACAAAAGTAGAGGACAACTTAAGCGAAGATGATTCCACAATGAAGGAATTAAAGTCGATGCTAAACTCCACCCCTACTACACCAACACATAATGGCCCCACTCCGCTCCCTGCAAAGGCTGGCACTCAATTAGATAAGCGTATGAGCGACCTATCACTCAAATCGGAAACACCGGCTTCTACAAAGAACTTTAGCGCACCGAATGTTTCGTCATCAAGCAATTCACTGAGAAGCCTCGGAAGTCCAAGCGTGTCATCCtcgaaaaagaagaaggtaatTCACCACCACTTGGACATTACCAACAGCGTTACAAACATGTCATCCGTGAGCGCCTTTATCTCAAGATAG
- the CBF1 gene encoding Cbf1p (Basic helix-loop-helix (bHLH) protein; forms homodimer to bind E-box consensus sequence CACGTG present at MET gene promoters and centromere DNA element I (CDEI); affects nucleosome positioning at this motif; associates with other transcription factors such as Met4p and Isw1p to mediate transcriptional activation or repression; associates with kinetochore proteins, required for chromosome segregation; protein abundance increases in response to DNA replication stress), whose protein sequence is MNSLANNNKLSTEDEEIHSARKRGYNEEQNYSEARKKQRDQGLLSQESNDGNIDSALLSEGATLKGTQSQYESGLTSNKDEKGSDDEDASVAEAAVAATVNYTDLIQGQEDSSDAHTSNQTNANGEHKDSLNGERAITPSNEGVKPNTSLEGMTSSPMESTQQSKNDMLIPLAEHDRGPEHQQDDEDNDDADIDLKKDISMQPGRRGRKPTTLATTDEWKKQRKDSHKEVERRRRENINTAINVLSDLLPVRESSKAAILACAAEYIQKLKETDEANIEKWTLQKLLSEQNASQLASANEKLQEELGNAYKEIEYMKRVLRKEGIEYEDMHTHKKQENERKSTRSDNPHEA, encoded by the coding sequence ATGAACTCTCTGgcaaataataataagCTTTCTACTGAGGATGAGGAAATCCATTCggcaagaaaaagaggcTATAACGAGGAGCAGAACTACAGCGAGGCCAGGAAAAAGCAAAGAGATCAAGGCTTGTTGTCACAAGAGAGCAATGACGGAAATATTGACTCTGCTCTGTTGAGCGAAGGGGCTACGCTAAAAGGGACTCAAAGTCAGTATGAAAGCGGACTGACGTCTAACAAAGATGAGAAAGGAAGTGATGACGAAGATGCGTCAGTGGCTGAGGCTGCTGTTGCCGCTACCGTCAATTATACAGACTTAATCCAGGGCCAGGAAGATAGTTCTGATGCCCACACATCTAATCAAACGAACGCGAATGGTGAGCACAAGGATTCCCTTAATGGGGAAAGAGCCATAACCCCATCAAATGAAGGAGTCAAGCCAAACACCTCCCTGGAGGGAATGACGTCTTCACCAATGGAATCTACACAGCAATCTAAAAACGACATGCTCATACCATTGGCAGAACACGATCGTGGGCCAGAACACCAACaggatgatgaagacaATGATGACGCTGACATTGATCTCAAAAAGGATATAAGCATGCAGCCGGGTCGTCGTGGAAGAAAACCTACTACTTTGGCCACAACAGACGAGTGgaaaaagcaaagaaaagactCCCATAAAGAAGTCGAAAGGCGTCGCCGCGAAAACATCAACACTGCAATCAACGTTTTAAGCGACCTCCTGCCCGTGAGAGAATCAAGTAAGGCAGCAATATTGGCGTGTGCCGCTGAATacattcaaaaattgaaagaaacCGATGAAGCAAACATCGAAAAGTGGACGTTACAAAAATTGCTTAGCGAGCAAAACGCATCGCAATTAGCCAGTGCAAATGAGAAACTGCAGGAAGAACTGGGAAATGCTTACAAAGAAATCGAGTACATGAAACGCGTTTTAAGGAAGGAGGGAATAGAATACGAGGATATGCACACTCACAAGAAACAAGAGaacgaaagaaaaagcacTAGGAGCGATAATCCACATGAGGCTTGA
- the MNN14 gene encoding Mnn14p (Protein required for N-glycan mannosylphosphorylation; non-essential gene; transcription repressed by Rm101p; MNN14 has a paralog, MNN4, that arose from the whole genome duplication) — protein MMLSLRRFSMYVLRSLRLHFKKIIITLLTIQLLFITIFVLGGRSSIIDGNWKSFMALFFKPLAYTNRNNNHASFDLRSKDNVAKLYEKMNFDTSGKWIDTYTLKNNLLTVKMGPEKGQVLDSVDELRYYDNDPRLVWSVLLDHLLESDSNEYAFSWYDWANFDSTNKLIALRHTNISCQFVCEGAFDKNVLEMVESEVQEPLFVTNRNKYDESLWYNRVRKVVDSNSVQQAIHDHCMNNDAYSNGTPFELPFIISEISERLRPEVYDLQAKNHLLYSNFTPLSLTVLDSDKDAYRINLKTTDSSKSNIVQTNLLQNYIKRHRNEMVNGDLIFNHTSMFEKFLHHGSTKKRKLDVEALDKTIYAGEYLELSPSDFQFNAKERIIELETRLRSEGLPSHDTHYLRSLKTSVNTSPALQQKYFAEASDITDATADGHHRDRRFFSIGHNLLNDPQEFEARLNSLIRNFQKFVKANGLISWLSHGTLYGYLYDGLKFPWDVDHDLQMPIKHLHYLSQYFNQSLILEDPREGNGRFLLDVGSAITVGVHGNGENNIDARFIDIDSGIYIDITGLSVSSDAAKQYMSKFVEEESSGESFSALIEDYKFDENDYFDEVDGREGLAKYTIHELMEWVNSHPDDFTDAEKNLVTKTYKKELAISRSDYAEKDLSPKQRYLVNEKYNLYNCRNQHFSSLNIISPLRNTMFSGVSAFVPNRPIATLNNEYKVPAKYGLLSFQGKVYLPEFRYWFSFADMKKFANLQLKEPKITRLESPLNDLKFSDISLLITNILKCGFHSVFASLFNSFDSTVYRLKELEIQYDPSLSEEEKSSLLKTLRRGMSKKIKSPEKDPIIYIYERKLWENVEKLLNASNIYNIASQVEKEKGKEFVERSQQVYERNFDGFRLPDGGNSKTVNDLNSKGLNLFGDNKKTSNNIFGSDQKY, from the coding sequence ATGATGTTATCACTGCGCAGGTTCTCCATGTACGTTTTGAGATCTCTGCGGCTTCACTTTAAAAAGATAATCATTACTCTTCTAACTATCCAGTTACTATTCATTACCATATTTGTATTGGGCGGTCGCTCGTCGATTATTGACGGTAACTGGAAGTCATTCATGGCgctctttttcaaaccGCTTGCTTACACTAACAGAAACAACAACCATGCTTCTTTCGATCTGAGATCAAAAGACAACGTAGCCAAACTTTAcgaaaaaatgaattttgaTACTTCAGGCAAATGGATCGACACGTACACCTTGAAGAATAATCTTCTCACTGTGAAAATGGGTCCTGAAAAAGGGCAAGTTCTTGATTCGGTAGATGAATTGAGATATTACGATAACGACCCAAGGCTGGTATGGTCAGTTTTACTAGATCACTTATTAGAATCAGATTCCAATGAATACGCATTTTCGTGGTACGATTGGGCTAATTTTGACTCTACAAACAAACTCATTGCACTGAGACACACGAACATATCTTGCCAGTTCGTTTGCGAGGGTGcctttgataaaaatgtGCTAGAAATGGTAGAGAGTGAAGTCCAAGAGCCTTTATTCGTCACAAATAGGAATAAATATGACGAATCGCTCTGGTACAACAGGGTAAGAAAGGTTGTCGATTCTAATTCTGTGCAGCAAGCCATACATGATCACTGCATGAATAATGACGCGTATTCCAATGGTACTCCCTTCGAATTGCCTTTTATCATAAGCGAAATTTCTGAAAGGTTGAGGCCAGAAGTGTATGACTTACAAGCCAAAAACCACTTGTTATATTCTAACTTTACTCCACTGTCATTAACCGTACTGGACAGCGATAAAGATGCATACAGAATCAATTTGAAGACAACAGACTCTTCCAAATCAAATATAGTACAGACAAATCTACTACAGAATTACATTAAGAGGCACAGAAATGAAATGGTAAATGGCGACCTCATTTTCAACCACACTTCcatgtttgaaaaatttttacatcATGGATCCactaaaaaaaggaaacttGACGTTGAAGCGTTGGATAAAACAATATACGCTGGAGAGTATCTAGAACTATCACCATCTGATTTCCAATTCAATGCAAAAGAGAGGATCATTGAATTAGAGACCAGGCTCAGGTCTGAAGGCCTACCATCTCATGATACCCACTATTTACGAAGTTTAAAGACGTCCGTAAATACGTCCCCTGCATTACAGCAAAAGTATTTCGCAGAGGCCTCTGATATTACGGACGCGACTGCCGATGGTCATCATAGAGACAGGCGATTTTTCTCAATCGGACATAATCTCCTAAATGACCCTCAGGAGTTTGAAGCAAGATTGAATTCTTTGATCAGaaattttcagaaatttgTTAAGGCTAACGGATTAATTTCCTGGCTATCGCATGGTACATTGTATGGATATCTATATGATGGTCTGAAGTTTCCCTGGGATGTCGACCATGATTTACAGATGCCCATTAAACATTTACATTACTTGAGTCAATATTTCAACCAATCCCTAATATTAGAAGATCCAAGAGAAGGTAATGGAAGATTCTTACTAGATGTAGGAAGCGCAATTACGGTAGGAGTTCATGGGAACGGCGAAAACAATATTGATGCTCGTTTCATCGATATTGACTCAGGTATATACATTGACATCACGGGACTTAGCGTTAGTTCCGATGCGGCTAAACAGTACATGTCCAAATttgtagaagaagaaagctCGGGCGAAAGCTTTTCTGCCCTTATTGAAGACTATAAGTTTGACGAAAACGACTATTTTGACGAGGTGGATGGTAGAGAAGGTTTAGCTAAATATACCATACATGAATTAATGGAATGGGTTAATTCTCATCCAGACGACTTTACGGATGCAGAAAAGAATTTAGTCACCAAAACATACAAGAAAGAGCTTGCAATTTCGAGAAGCGATTATGCTGAAAAAGACTTGTCTCCGAAACAAAGGTATTTGGTAAATGAGAAGTATAACCTTTACAATTGTAGAAACCAGCATTTTTCCAGTCTAAACATCATATCACCCTTGAGAAATACAATGTTCAGCGGTGTGTCAGCATTTGTTCCTAATAGGCCCATAGCAACATTGAATAATGAGTATAAAGTTCCGGCAAAATACGGGCTTTTGTCATTCCAAGGTAAGGTGTATTTACCGGAATTCAGATACTGGTTCTCGTTTGCAGACATGAAGAAGTTTGCAAATTTGCAGCTGAAAGAACCCAAGATAACACGACTGGAAAGTCCCTTAAATGATTTAAAATTCAGCGACATAAGCCTACTGATAACAAACATTTTAAAATGTGGGTTTCACTCCGTATTTGCCAGCTTATTTAATTCTTTTGACAGTACTGTTTACAGACTCAAAGAGCTTGAAATACAGTATGATCCTAGCTTGAgtgaggaagaaaaaagtagtCTATTAAAAACTCTACGGCGAGGaatgtcaaaaaaaataaaatcaccAGAAAAAGATCCGatcatatatatatacgaAAGAAAGTTATGGGAAAACGTGGAAAAGTTGTTGAATGCGTCAAACATCTACAACATTGCTTCACAAGTtgagaaggaaaaaggtAAAGAGTTTGTTGAACGGTCCCAGCAAGTATATGAAAGAAACTTTGACGGCTTCAGACTTCCCGATGGCGGCAACAGTAAGACTGTAAATGATCTGAATTCTAAGGGCTTAAATCTCTTTGGtgataataagaaaacttCAAACAATATATTTGGTTCAGaccaaaaatattaa